A window of Campylobacter ureolyticus contains these coding sequences:
- a CDS encoding beta-ketoacyl-ACP synthase — MRRVFVTGYGLITAFGKSWQDNKIALEKKENAVKIMNEWDKYSDLNTRLAAPILNYTHPKNWTRKQTRSMGRVSEFSVEASSMAFDMAKLGDEIKDGRMGVASGSSTGSTDAVASMARLLLEGGSDCNANTYIKMMPHTTAANIALFFGLKGRIIPTSSACTSASHAIGYSFEAIKYGLIDMMIAGGAEELCPSEAYVFDTLYATSTKNSTPNLTPCPFDKDRDGLVLGEGAGFLVLESEESVKKRGIVPIAEVVGFGSTSDGTHITQPNPNTMKEAMALALKSANLNPKDIKYINAHATATTLGDIAESKATNELFGENIAISSTKSYLGHTLGACGGIEAIFSIEMMRQNLFYPTINLNNIDEKCAKLNYLMDITNIKTDYVMSNNFAFGGVNTSLIFKKIF, encoded by the coding sequence ATGAGAAGAGTTTTTGTAACAGGATATGGACTAATTACGGCTTTTGGAAAATCATGGCAAGATAATAAAATAGCTTTAGAAAAAAAAGAAAATGCCGTTAAAATTATGAATGAGTGGGATAAATATTCTGATTTAAATACTCGTCTTGCAGCTCCTATTTTAAATTATACTCATCCTAAGAATTGGACTAGAAAACAAACTAGAAGTATGGGAAGAGTTAGTGAATTTAGTGTTGAGGCAAGCTCTATGGCTTTTGATATGGCAAAACTAGGAGATGAAATCAAAGATGGAAGAATGGGTGTTGCTAGTGGCTCAAGTACAGGAAGTACTGATGCAGTTGCATCTATGGCAAGGCTTTTGTTAGAGGGTGGAAGTGATTGCAATGCAAATACATATATAAAAATGATGCCTCACACCACCGCTGCAAATATTGCTCTATTTTTTGGATTAAAAGGTAGGATTATTCCAACAAGTTCAGCTTGCACCTCAGCAAGTCATGCTATTGGATATTCGTTTGAAGCCATTAAATATGGACTTATTGATATGATGATAGCAGGTGGTGCTGAGGAGCTTTGCCCAAGTGAAGCTTATGTTTTTGATACTCTTTATGCAACAAGCACAAAAAACAGCACGCCAAATTTAACTCCTTGTCCTTTTGACAAAGATAGAGATGGTTTGGTGCTTGGAGAAGGTGCTGGTTTTTTGGTGCTTGAAAGTGAAGAGAGTGTTAAAAAAAGAGGGATTGTGCCAATAGCTGAAGTAGTTGGATTTGGTAGTACAAGTGATGGTACTCATATAACTCAGCCAAATCCAAATACAATGAAAGAAGCTATGGCTTTAGCTTTAAAATCAGCAAATTTAAACCCCAAAGACATAAAATACATCAATGCCCACGCCACAGCTACAACTCTAGGTGATATTGCTGAAAGCAAAGCAACAAATGAGCTTTTTGGTGAAAATATTGCAATTTCTAGCACAAAAAGTTATTTAGGGCATACTCTTGGAGCGTGCGGTGGAATAGAGGCAATTTTTAGCATTGAGATGATGAGACAAAATTTATTTTATCCAACGATAAATTTAAATAATATTGACGAGAAGTGTGCAAAATTAAACTATTTAATGGATATAACAAATATCAAAACTGATTATGTTATGAGTAATAATTTTGCATTTGGTGGTGTAAATACAAGTCTGATATTTAAAAAAATATTTTAA
- a CDS encoding beta-ketoacyl synthase chain length factor: protein MIKFDICDIKFCDDKSGFNLEGLKPLEKRRLGNAAKSIFTVLNGLEIDDDLAFIFSSSQGEFSRCISLLKELSIDNFVSPTSFSLSVLNSGLATFGIMKKANSPIFAISSKFVVRDAFACAYSKLNEFEKICVVCYEEVPFKDSFICAGFMVKKGDGFLIDLDKLKNYEIEDLKKNLRTQL from the coding sequence GTGATAAAATTTGATATTTGTGATATTAAATTTTGCGATGATAAAAGCGGTTTTAATTTAGAAGGATTAAAACCGCTTGAAAAAAGACGCCTTGGAAATGCAGCAAAGTCTATCTTTACAGTTTTAAATGGTCTTGAAATTGATGATGATTTAGCATTTATTTTTTCATCAAGCCAGGGTGAGTTTTCAAGATGCATATCTCTTTTAAAAGAGCTTAGTATAGATAATTTTGTATCTCCAACATCGTTTTCTTTATCTGTTTTAAACTCTGGTCTTGCAACTTTTGGTATTATGAAAAAAGCAAATTCTCCTATTTTTGCTATAAGTTCAAAATTTGTCGTGCGTGATGCTTTTGCTTGTGCATATTCAAAGCTTAATGAGTTTGAAAAAATTTGTGTTGTTTGTTATGAGGAAGTGCCATTTAAAGATAGTTTTATTTGTGCTGGTTTTATGGTTAAAAAAGGAGATGGTTTTCTTATAGATTTGGATAAATTAAAAAACTATGAAATAGAGGATTTGAAAAAAAATTTAAGGACTCAACTGTGA
- a CDS encoding lysophospholipid acyltransferase family protein: protein MKVVSVGFLFLLFGIICLFGNLIFIPIILLNLQRFRVVKNFSRFLVRISWNFFLKCTEIFGYQSSNYHILQNLNGLNSMIICNHPSLLDVVFFLAKVKNANCVVKKELKKNIFLYPAIKVSGYILNDDLFLENSIKSLKSGESLIVFPEGSRTKDEILMHKAAFFIAIKGAKNLIITTLTMNPRSLKKGQKWYETPKIKVKYDFKIDSEIDLEKFYANKPDTLRVRILTQEINKFYKKEFK, encoded by the coding sequence GTGAAAGTTGTTAGCGTTGGATTTTTATTCTTGTTGTTTGGCATTATTTGTTTATTTGGAAATTTGATTTTTATTCCAATAATTTTACTAAATTTACAAAGATTTAGAGTTGTTAAAAATTTTAGTAGATTTTTAGTGAGAATTTCATGGAATTTTTTCTTAAAATGTACTGAGATTTTTGGCTATCAAAGTTCTAATTATCATATTTTGCAAAATCTTAATGGATTAAATTCTATGATAATTTGCAACCATCCATCTTTGCTTGATGTTGTATTTTTTTTAGCAAAAGTAAAAAATGCAAATTGCGTGGTTAAAAAAGAGCTTAAAAAAAATATATTTTTATATCCAGCGATTAAGGTAAGTGGATATATCTTAAATGATGATTTATTTTTAGAAAATAGCATCAAATCTTTAAAAAGTGGAGAGAGTTTGATTGTTTTTCCAGAAGGAAGTAGAACAAAAGATGAAATTCTGATGCATAAAGCCGCTTTTTTTATCGCTATAAAAGGTGCTAAGAACTTAATAATCACAACTTTAACTATGAATCCAAGGTCTTTAAAAAAAGGCCAAAAATGGTATGAGACCCCAAAAATAAAGGTAAAATACGACTTTAAAATAGACAGTGAGATTGATTTGGAAAAATTTTATGCTAACAAACCAGATACTTTAAGAGTTAGAATTCTTACACAAGAAATTAATAAATTTTATAAAAAGGAGTTTAAATGA
- a CDS encoding phosphopantetheine-binding protein: MIEETKNFIINCLNLEDMKADDIGDEEPLFNDGLGLDSVDALELGLGISKTYRITLDPKSSDLKEIFKNPKNLNEFIEKNRKDR; this comes from the coding sequence ATGATAGAAGAAACCAAAAATTTTATAATCAATTGCCTAAATTTAGAAGATATGAAGGCTGATGATATAGGAGATGAAGAGCCTTTGTTTAATGATGGTTTAGGACTTGATAGCGTTGATGCTTTAGAGCTTGGCTTAGGAATTTCAAAAACATATAGAATTACCTTGGATCCAAAGAGTTCTGATTTAAAAGAAATTTTTAAAAATCCTAAAAATTTAAATGAATTTATAGAAAAAAATAGGAAAGACAGATGA
- a CDS encoding acyl carrier protein: MNKDEIFEILKKNLIELFEIDEKLIRLDAKIYEDLDIDSIDAIDLIDSIKKKTGYRLEPNDFKNVRTLGDIVEAVASKAL; the protein is encoded by the coding sequence ATGAATAAAGATGAAATATTTGAAATTCTAAAGAAAAACTTAATAGAGCTTTTTGAAATCGATGAAAAGCTTATTAGGCTTGATGCAAAAATTTATGAAGATTTAGATATTGATAGTATTGATGCGATTGATTTAATAGACAGTATAAAGAAAAAAACAGGCTATAGGCTTGAACCAAATGATTTTAAAAATGTTCGCACACTTGGAGATATTGTTGAAGCAGTCGCAAGCAAGGCTCTTTAA
- a CDS encoding COG4648 family protein — MTFFSVIYPFGVVFKSEFLPIIALFLAVLWSIKAYFDKNNSYFLIAMCFILVSFFRNFAFFYPVLVNLFMFFLFFNSLKSESIITKFAKIKNPNLPKEALIYTKNLTKIWCVFFTINGFLSLILFFIDKNIWAIYCGFISYVLVGMLFFGEILFRKVFIKGV, encoded by the coding sequence TTGACTTTTTTTAGTGTAATTTATCCATTTGGAGTAGTTTTTAAAAGTGAGTTTTTACCTATAATAGCACTTTTTTTAGCTGTGCTTTGGAGTATAAAAGCGTATTTTGATAAAAATAATAGCTATTTTTTAATAGCTATGTGTTTTATTTTGGTCTCGTTTTTTAGAAATTTTGCTTTTTTTTATCCGGTTTTAGTAAATTTATTTATGTTTTTTTTGTTTTTTAATAGTTTAAAAAGTGAAAGCATAATAACGAAATTTGCTAAAATAAAAAACCCAAATCTTCCAAAGGAGGCTTTAATTTACACAAAAAATTTGACTAAAATTTGGTGTGTGTTTTTTACTATAAACGGCTTTTTAAGTTTGATATTGTTTTTTATAGATAAAAATATTTGGGCTATTTATTGTGGTTTTATAAGTTATGTTTTGGTTGGTATGTTGTTTTTTGGAGAAATTTTATTTAGAAAGGTTTTTATAAAAGGTGTTTAG
- a CDS encoding AMP-binding protein, whose amino-acid sequence MFSKELYFILEEKSLKEVFALSAAFSKWLNDNKIKEISINLNNIYEFFIAFFGTCNAKVKCFINANEGYVLNDVDFAKIDLVHTQDKFLLDENFEFFVKTSGSSSKSKNIKKTFSQMINEAKALDKFLNLKEKTFFSSVPHLHLFGLTFRVFLPLISGGKIYSTTLNYPEIMQKINFKNGIFITSPTILKAIYRHNNLPNLAQISLMISAGSKLNDDLRKNLISKYNIKIMEIYGSSETGVIARKFEDEFEIFDEVEICTKEDDRFFINSMWCKDFLSNDVGKVDGKKLILSGRLDRIVKLNDVRFNLDDAENLLKTHEFISDAKCGILDNDNRVSTIITLSDIGKKAFLKGGKKLIVDELKALSKNDFKTNLRHFKIIEEIPYNENGKFKKDDFLNIFKTFKPPFIKKITDKKIDENSSLFEFEIYTSEESFFYEGHFNTFPITPGFIEIGFIYDALESLEFNIDMIKTIENIKFTALLRPFEKVILTIKKDKNIFNCQIKGDKIYASARVKFEDKKD is encoded by the coding sequence GTGTTTAGTAAAGAGCTTTATTTTATTTTAGAAGAAAAAAGTTTAAAAGAAGTATTTGCATTATCTGCTGCTTTTTCAAAATGGTTAAATGACAATAAAATAAAAGAAATTTCAATAAATTTAAATAACATTTATGAATTTTTTATAGCCTTTTTTGGTACCTGCAATGCTAAGGTAAAATGTTTTATAAATGCAAACGAAGGATATGTTTTAAACGATGTTGATTTTGCAAAGATAGATTTAGTTCACACGCAAGATAAGTTTTTATTAGATGAAAATTTTGAATTTTTTGTTAAAACATCAGGAAGTAGTTCAAAAAGTAAAAATATAAAAAAAACTTTTTCTCAAATGATTAATGAGGCTAAAGCTTTAGACAAATTTTTAAATTTAAAAGAAAAAACTTTTTTTTCAAGTGTGCCACATTTACATCTTTTTGGACTCACTTTTAGAGTTTTTTTACCTCTCATAAGTGGTGGAAAAATTTATTCAACAACCTTAAATTATCCAGAAATTATGCAAAAAATAAATTTTAAAAATGGTATTTTTATAACATCACCAACTATTTTAAAAGCTATTTATAGACACAATAATTTACCAAATTTAGCCCAAATTTCACTTATGATAAGTGCTGGATCAAAATTAAATGACGATCTTAGAAAAAACCTTATTTCAAAATACAATATAAAAATTATGGAAATTTATGGAAGTAGTGAAACTGGTGTAATTGCTAGAAAATTTGAAGATGAATTCGAAATTTTTGACGAAGTTGAAATTTGCACCAAAGAAGATGATAGGTTTTTTATTAATTCTATGTGGTGTAAAGATTTTTTAAGTAACGATGTTGGTAAAGTTGATGGGAAAAAACTTATTTTGAGTGGCAGATTGGATAGAATAGTTAAGCTAAATGATGTGCGTTTTAACCTTGATGATGCTGAAAATTTGTTAAAAACTCATGAGTTTATAAGCGATGCAAAATGTGGAATTTTAGATAATGATAATAGAGTTTCTACTATTATAACTTTGAGCGATATTGGAAAAAAAGCATTTTTAAAAGGTGGAAAAAAGCTTATTGTGGATGAACTAAAGGCTCTTAGCAAAAACGATTTTAAAACAAATTTAAGACATTTTAAAATAATAGAAGAAATTCCTTATAATGAAAATGGAAAATTTAAAAAAGACGATTTTTTAAATATTTTCAAAACTTTTAAACCACCTTTTATTAAAAAAATAACCGATAAAAAAATAGATGAAAACTCATCTTTATTTGAGTTTGAAATTTACACAAGTGAAGAGTCTTTTTTTTATGAAGGACATTTTAATACATTTCCAATAACTCCTGGATTTATTGAAATAGGCTTTATATACGATGCTTTAGAAAGTTTAGAGTTTAATATAGATATGATAAAAACAATTGAAAATATTAAATTTACAGCACTTCTTAGACCTTTTGAAAAAGTTATATTAACAATTAAAAAAGATAAAAATATTTTTAATTGTCAGATAAAAGGAGATAAAATTTATGCTAGTGCAAGAGTTAAATTTGAAGATAAGAAAGATTAA
- a CDS encoding glycosyltransferase family 2 protein, which produces MNKICFLIPYYNHPAKISKLCKILKQYNLPIILVDDGSSDNFNFETLDIEVLKHDKNKGKGAALKTGFNYAIKNDYTHAFQIDADMQHDLSKIDEFLEIYKNNKDIVICGYGKYDQTAPKARVYGRKITNFWAFINTFGGHFKDLMIGMRIYPLNEEVFKKTKSNRMEFDIEVLINYFKFDYKFAWVEVMINYESISHFKMLRDNILISKMHARCFFSLPKFLFKRLKNALV; this is translated from the coding sequence TTGAATAAAATTTGTTTTTTGATACCATATTATAATCATCCAGCAAAGATTTCAAAGCTATGCAAAATTTTAAAACAATATAATTTGCCAATTATTTTAGTTGATGATGGAAGTAGTGATAATTTTAATTTTGAAACATTAGATATTGAGGTTTTAAAACATGATAAAAACAAAGGAAAAGGTGCTGCTTTAAAAACAGGGTTTAATTATGCTATAAAAAATGACTATACTCACGCTTTTCAAATAGATGCAGATATGCAGCATGATTTAAGTAAAATAGATGAATTCTTAGAAATTTATAAAAATAATAAAGATATTGTAATTTGTGGTTATGGAAAATATGATCAAACAGCTCCAAAAGCAAGAGTTTATGGTAGAAAAATCACCAACTTTTGGGCTTTTATAAATACCTTCGGAGGACATTTTAAAGATTTAATGATAGGTATGAGAATTTATCCATTAAATGAGGAAGTTTTTAAAAAAACCAAGTCAAATAGGATGGAATTTGACATAGAAGTTTTGATTAATTATTTTAAATTTGATTATAAATTCGCTTGGGTTGAGGTTATGATAAATTATGAAAGTATTTCACATTTTAAAATGCTTAGAGATAATATTTTAATAAGTAAAATGCATGCAAGATGTTTTTTTTCACTACCAAAGTTTTTATTTAAAAGGCTAAAAAATGCCTTGGTATAA
- a CDS encoding LpxL/LpxP family acyltransferase — translation MPWYNQKEKGTIFLLKITFYLVKFFPSFLLKPIIFFISLIYFALSKDERNNIENFYKNLKYDNVNLKIIFSNFYNFSLSITDKIAVWIGKIKFENIVLENEEDLLEKLVLPKNGSIIIASHFGNVEIARALSDKKHNVKLAILAHTKNMLKFNSLINEISSKKIEIFEVKDLDIDKMIKLDNFLQNGGHLCIMADRVPINSNRVLRVNFLGRDALFPTGAFDLAYLLKCPVNLLWCIKKDGIYHVKVDEISKKIEKKEIKQNLEKYVKLLEQNCKKFPSMWFNFYDFWSKDDKKSLQK, via the coding sequence ATGCCTTGGTATAATCAAAAAGAAAAAGGAACTATTTTTTTACTGAAAATAACATTTTATTTAGTAAAGTTTTTTCCTAGTTTTTTACTTAAACCGATTATTTTTTTTATTAGTTTAATATATTTTGCACTTAGCAAAGATGAAAGAAACAATATAGAAAATTTTTATAAAAACTTAAAATATGATAATGTAAATTTAAAAATAATTTTTTCAAATTTTTATAATTTTTCACTTAGTATCACAGATAAAATTGCTGTTTGGATTGGAAAAATCAAATTTGAAAATATAGTGTTGGAAAATGAAGAAGATCTTTTAGAAAAACTTGTTTTGCCTAAAAATGGTTCAATAATAATTGCAAGTCATTTTGGTAATGTTGAAATAGCAAGGGCATTAAGCGATAAAAAACATAATGTAAAATTAGCAATTTTAGCTCATACAAAAAATATGCTTAAATTTAATTCTTTAATAAATGAGATAAGCTCTAAAAAAATAGAAATTTTTGAAGTTAAAGATTTAGATATTGACAAGATGATTAAGCTTGATAATTTTTTACAAAATGGTGGGCATTTATGTATTATGGCTGATCGGGTGCCGATTAATTCAAACAGAGTTCTAAGAGTTAATTTTTTAGGAAGAGATGCTTTGTTTCCAACTGGGGCGTTTGATTTAGCATATCTTTTAAAATGCCCTGTAAATTTACTTTGGTGTATAAAAAAAGATGGAATTTATCATGTAAAAGTAGATGAAATTTCAAAAAAAATAGAAAAAAAAGAGATAAAGCAAAATTTGGAAAAATATGTAAAATTATTGGAACAAAATTGTAAAAAATTTCCAAGTATGTGGTTTAATTTTTATGATTTTTGGAGTAAAGATGATAAAAAAAGTTTACAAAAATAG
- a CDS encoding acyl-CoA thioesterase produces the protein MIKKVYKNRVEFYDVDSLNVVWHGNYVKFLEVARCNFLKDIGYDYIKMKNDGFAYPIVKMDFKFINPLFFGDEFKVEIALLEIESFLKFSYLIKKDTLKICKATTSQACIDIKNMQTCYAPPQALKEIIKGIS, from the coding sequence ATGATAAAAAAAGTTTACAAAAATAGAGTTGAGTTTTACGATGTAGATAGCTTAAATGTTGTTTGGCATGGAAATTATGTTAAATTTTTAGAAGTTGCAAGATGTAATTTTTTGAAGGATATTGGATATGACTACATAAAGATGAAAAACGATGGTTTTGCATATCCAATAGTTAAAATGGACTTTAAGTTTATCAATCCATTATTCTTCGGTGATGAGTTTAAAGTAGAAATTGCTCTTTTAGAGATAGAGAGTTTTTTAAAGTTTTCATATCTCATCAAAAAAGACACTCTTAAAATTTGCAAAGCGACAACCTCGCAAGCTTGTATTGATATAAAAAATATGCAAACTTGTTATGCTCCACCACAAGCTTTAAAAGAAATAATCAAAGGTATATCATGA
- a CDS encoding LolA family protein: MKKIFLILVFLVNSYSSDEERLKNMIKIGNISGDFNQTKVLTSFKNPIKSEGVFKIYDKTFEQNTTKPFKASIKVNKDGVFEYKDGNFIKINSNFDEELFLNIFTLNFDKLKQNFDYKLEFEDGWRVILKPTGIMAKIFKNIEIYGKNHVKKIILNESNGDQTIYNFFNIK; encoded by the coding sequence ATGAAAAAAATTTTTTTAATATTAGTTTTTTTAGTAAATTCTTACTCAAGCGATGAAGAAAGACTTAAAAATATGATTAAAATTGGCAATATAAGTGGAGATTTTAATCAAACTAAAGTTTTAACATCTTTTAAAAATCCAATAAAAAGCGAAGGTGTTTTTAAAATTTATGATAAAACTTTTGAACAAAATACTACTAAGCCTTTTAAAGCAAGTATAAAAGTTAATAAAGATGGAGTTTTTGAGTATAAAGATGGTAATTTCATCAAAATTAATTCAAATTTTGATGAAGAGCTTTTTTTAAATATTTTTACTTTAAATTTTGATAAATTAAAACAAAATTTTGATTATAAATTAGAGTTTGAAGATGGCTGGAGAGTGATATTAAAACCAACTGGTATAATGGCAAAAATTTTTAAAAACATAGAAATTTATGGCAAAAACCATGTGAAAAAAATAATTCTCAATGAATCAAATGGCGATCAAACTATATACAATTTTTTTAATATAAAATGA
- a CDS encoding MMPL family transporter yields the protein MKKNIFFIITFIFFSASIVLNIHKIKTDFFSLLDIDTSSYKTAAIKNLQNSTKNTFSILVKDKDNAHKISELAISSNLFKKNTIDLDRIFDLKLVLFNNLKDLKDGVFFENSIKKLYLPSSNLKDDFFSMINFPKLINADFDIQTGFLKTKNYYLLSYNLKDDFNQEELLNFYKNIKNFNEVYVSSSQIYSLHSKISAQKESSIFGVVSLILTGIFIYFAFGNFRAFYIIFVVIFSLVCGLGMSLVLLDELSFLSLVVSTSLIGLIVDFTMHFLSANLNRPCKKNSIKSLRNLFLTALFITAFGYALFFLSPMKFLHQIACISIFSLIFSFLITYFKFGDFVENAVFKNKIFFRSVFEKYIFILSNTSLNFKFSIIIFILMSLFIYFLNPNLKDNVKEYANLPATLMNDTVIFAKELNIKSDFILVDKEFSFDLVKNLESKNLIKDPLYITNFINDEKTQLLIKNQFEMAKNDINTLNLYTDLGFDEKDILGEFDKVINEKILYYNDIFEILNLNSNQFFIENKEIIKASNFIKNDEFYSILKTFNADYVDYLSDINENLNLVKLDAIFIKIFGFIVAFIALAIFLNIKNSFFIVYYIIFSSVIAAFIFTIIGKNIDIFAIFGFILASAAGIDYMLFAFNSYLDFTKRVFGIVTASFTSILSFFMLSFSNTSAVCSFGLSVSLNLLIVSIISSYIAIKINKKGKING from the coding sequence ATGAAAAAAAATATATTTTTTATAATAACTTTTATATTTTTTTCTGCAAGTATTGTTTTAAATATTCATAAAATCAAAACTGATTTTTTTTCACTTTTAGATATTGACACGTCATCATATAAAACAGCTGCAATTAAAAATTTGCAAAATTCTACTAAAAATACTTTTAGTATTTTAGTAAAAGATAAAGATAATGCTCATAAAATAAGCGAATTAGCAATATCATCAAATTTATTTAAAAAAAATACAATTGATTTGGATCGAATTTTTGATTTAAAATTGGTGCTATTTAATAATTTAAAAGATTTAAAAGATGGAGTTTTTTTTGAAAATTCAATTAAGAAATTGTATTTGCCAAGTTCAAATTTAAAAGATGATTTTTTTTCAATGATTAATTTCCCAAAATTAATAAATGCTGATTTTGACATCCAAACAGGATTTTTAAAAACAAAAAATTATTATTTGTTAAGTTATAATTTAAAAGATGATTTTAACCAAGAAGAACTTTTAAATTTTTATAAAAATATTAAAAATTTTAATGAAGTTTATGTAAGCTCATCTCAAATTTATAGTTTGCATTCTAAAATTTCAGCACAAAAAGAAAGCTCAATTTTTGGTGTAGTTTCACTTATTTTAACAGGAATTTTTATATATTTTGCATTTGGTAATTTTAGAGCTTTTTATATTATATTTGTAGTGATTTTTTCTCTTGTGTGTGGGCTTGGAATGAGCTTAGTGTTGCTAGATGAATTAAGTTTTTTATCTCTTGTTGTATCAACTAGCTTAATTGGGCTTATTGTTGATTTTACGATGCACTTTTTGAGTGCAAATTTAAATAGGCCTTGTAAAAAAAATAGTATAAAATCTCTTAGAAATTTATTTTTAACAGCCCTTTTTATTACAGCTTTTGGTTATGCTTTATTTTTTCTTTCACCAATGAAGTTTTTACATCAAATAGCCTGTATTTCAATTTTTTCTTTGATATTTTCATTTTTGATTACTTATTTTAAATTTGGAGATTTTGTTGAAAACGCAGTTTTTAAAAATAAAATTTTTTTTAGAAGTGTTTTTGAAAAATATATTTTTATATTAAGCAACACTAGCTTAAATTTTAAATTTAGTATTATTATATTTATTTTGATGTCGCTATTCATATATTTTTTAAATCCAAATTTAAAAGATAATGTTAAAGAGTATGCAAATTTACCTGCGACCCTGATGAATGATACAGTTATTTTTGCTAAAGAGCTTAATATAAAAAGTGATTTTATTTTAGTCGATAAAGAATTTTCTTTTGATTTAGTTAAAAACTTAGAGTCTAAAAATTTAATTAAAGATCCTTTATATATAACAAATTTTATAAACGATGAAAAAACTCAATTATTGATAAAAAATCAGTTTGAAATGGCAAAAAACGACATAAACACATTGAATTTATATACTGATTTAGGATTTGATGAAAAAGATATTTTAGGTGAATTTGATAAAGTTATAAATGAAAAAATACTTTACTATAATGATATATTTGAAATTTTAAATTTAAATTCAAATCAATTTTTTATAGAAAATAAGGAGATAATAAAAGCTTCAAATTTTATAAAAAATGATGAATTTTATAGTATTTTAAAAACTTTCAATGCAGATTATGTAGATTATTTAAGCGATATTAATGAAAATTTAAATTTAGTTAAATTAGATGCTATTTTTATAAAAATATTTGGTTTTATTGTAGCTTTTATAGCTCTTGCCATTTTTCTAAATATTAAAAACTCATTTTTTATAGTATATTACATAATTTTTAGTTCGGTAATAGCTGCATTTATTTTCACAATTATTGGTAAAAATATAGATATTTTTGCAATATTTGGATTTATTTTGGCAAGTGCAGCAGGAATTGACTATATGCTTTTTGCTTTTAATTCTTATCTTGATTTTACAAAAAGAGTTTTTGGCATAGTAACAGCTAGCTTTACATCAATTCTTTCATTTTTTATGCTTTCATTTAGCAATACTTCTGCGGTTTGTAGTTTTGGACTAAGTGTAAGTTTAAATTTATTAATTGTATCTATAATAAGTTCATATATTGCTATAAAAATTAATAAAAAAGGCAAAATAAATGGATGA
- a CDS encoding uroporphyrinogen-III synthase: MDEIYLISHTQNQAVKNLKVCEIEFLKFSVDLSKFEALVITSKNSIEALKFNNIKKVNLKVFGIGDGSTKEALKYGFSDIYTAKNSHGNEFANEIASFLKGKKTLFLKAEKTVSDVGGILIKNGAILTKITAYKNNFLNLDESLKPPLGSILIFSSPSNVEGFIKNFGKIDESYKVVVIGNATAKLLSSHKNLIISEKQSIDECLNLAKNLINQ; encoded by the coding sequence ATGGATGAAATTTATCTCATATCTCATACACAAAATCAAGCAGTTAAAAATTTAAAAGTTTGTGAAATAGAGTTTTTAAAATTTAGTGTTGATTTAAGTAAATTTGAAGCTTTAGTCATTACTTCAAAAAACTCTATTGAAGCCTTAAAATTTAACAATATAAAAAAAGTAAATTTGAAAGTTTTTGGTATAGGTGATGGTTCGACAAAAGAAGCTTTAAAATATGGATTTAGTGATATTTATACAGCGAAAAATTCTCACGGAAATGAATTTGCAAATGAAATAGCTTCTTTTTTAAAAGGTAAAAAAACTCTATTTTTAAAAGCTGAAAAAACAGTTTCAGATGTTGGTGGAATCCTTATTAAAAATGGAGCAATTCTTACAAAAATAACTGCATATAAAAATAATTTTTTAAATTTAGATGAAAGCTTAAAGCCACCACTTGGAAGTATTTTGATATTTAGCTCTCCTTCAAATGTAGAAGGTTTTATAAAAAACTTTGGAAAAATAGATGAAAGCTATAAAGTAGTTGTGATTGGAAATGCTACTGCAAAGCTTTTATCATCTCACAAAAATTTAATCATTTCAGAAAAACAAAGTATAGATGAGTGCCTAAATTTAGCTAAAAATTTAATAAATCAGTAA